The Triticum aestivum cultivar Chinese Spring chromosome 7B, IWGSC CS RefSeq v2.1, whole genome shotgun sequence genome window below encodes:
- the LOC123156495 gene encoding uncharacterized protein codes for MELFHHGQHVRLRSRELGTYLHADEDGQGASLHHRRASMNAAWAVHVYQPPRAQVPYLLLHSAAYGLYLAATDGPAPVGLRGFRVELRSYEHREADAVCWTANRTGSGDDVLLQHFNLGCLRANGKYLPWNNGASIGHINGTSTMMHWVVEPIPARVTMPPLPRCTGLTLPRAMLPSRQIVYVWTDNHGDLITSGWHTFRGRSVFRLRKELARLLNAVQVLGVGDLVLCLPTRDGRLFPLLVDLPNNRQSLHVVCVVAGTPLHAGLRYADVDAE; via the exons ATGGAGCTGTTCCACCACGGCCAGCACGTGCGGCtgcggagccgcgagctcggcacGTACCTGCACGCCGACGAGGACGGGCAGGGCGCCTCCCTCCACCACCGCCGGGCGTCGATGAACGCGGCCTGGGCGGTGCACGTGTACCAGCCCCCCCGCGCGCAGGTGCCGTACCTGCTCCTCCACAGCGCCGCCTACGGCCTGTACCTCGCCGCCACGGACGGGCCGGCGCCGGTAGGCCTCCGCGGGTTCCGCGTCGAGCTGCGCAGCTACGAACATCGTGAGGCGGACGCGGTCTGCTGGACGGCCAACCGGACGGGGTCCGGGGACGACGTCCTGCTCCAGCACTTCAACCTCGGCTGCCTCCGCGCCAACGGCAAGTACCTCCCCTGGAACAACGGCGCCAGCATCGGCCACATCAACGGCACGAGCACGATGATGCACTGGGTCGTGGAGCCCATCCCCGCCCGGGTGACCATGCCTCCCCTTCCACGTTGCACTGGG CTTACCCTCCCCCGCGCCATGCTGCCGTCGCGGCAGATCGTGTACGTGTGGACGGACAACCACGGGGACCTCATCACCAGCGGCTGGCACACGTTCAGGGGGAGATCCGTGTTCCGCCTGAGGAAGGAGCTGGCCAGGCTGCTAAACGCCGTCCAAGTCTTGGGCGTCGGCGACCTCGTCTTGTGCCTCCCCACACGCGATGGCCGGCTTTTCCCACTCCTCGTCGACCTGCCCAACAACCGCCAGAGCCTCCACGTCGTCTGCGTCGTCGCCGGGACGCCTC TTCACGCGGGGCTGCGGTATGCGGATGTCGATGCAGAGTAG